One window of Phoenix dactylifera cultivar Barhee BC4 chromosome 5, palm_55x_up_171113_PBpolish2nd_filt_p, whole genome shotgun sequence genomic DNA carries:
- the LOC103716885 gene encoding glutathione S-transferase U18-like produces MAATGGDVKLLGFWASPFVMRVKIALNLKSEGYESLDEVLGTKSELLLKSNPVYKMIPVLIHEGKPICESMVIVEYVDEVWAGPGPSIVPSDPTDRAVARFWATYIDDKLPSAVRTIIGVLKGNKAEAVEQIAAMLPLLEEAFKIYSKGKDFFGGDTIGYLDIALGSCLGWIRAVEKIVGVKLLDEEVVPLLVGWSKRFCVDGAVISVMPKADDLVEFSKAL; encoded by the exons ATGGCAGCAACAGGAGGTGATGTGAAGTTGCTGGGGTTTTGGGCGAGTCCCTTTGTGATGAGGGTGAAGATCGCCCTAAACCTCAAGAGCGAGGGCTACGAGTCTTTGGATGAGGTTTTGGGGACCAAGAGCGAGCTTCTCCTCAAGTCCAACCCAGTTTACAAGATGATCCCTGTCCTCATCCACGAGGGCAAACCCATTTGCGAGTCCATGGTCATAGTCGAGTATGTGGATGAAGTCTGGGCCGGCCCCGGGCCTTCCATTGTCCCGTCTGACCCAACGGATCGTGCCGTTGCTCGCTTTTGGGCCACCTACATCGATGACAAG CTGCCTTCTGCGGTCCGGACCATCATAGGAGTGCTTAAAGGGAACAAGGCAGAAGCGGTGGAACAAATAGCCGCCATGCTTCCACTGCTGGAAGAAGCTTTCAAGATATACAGCAAAGGGAAAGACTTCTTCGGAGGGGATACTATCGGCTACTTGGACATTGCACTTGGGAGCTGCTTGGGGTGGATCAGGGCTGTGGAGAAGATAGTTGGTGTCAAGCTTCTAGACGAGGAAGTGGTTCCTCTTTTGGTGGGATGGTCTAAGCGTTTCTGTGTGGATGGTGCTGTGATCAGCGTGATGCCGAAGGCTGATGATTTAGTCGAATTCAGTAAAGCGCTGTGA
- the LOC120110740 gene encoding CDGSH iron-sulfur domain-containing protein NEET-like — protein MASSMVSTVGARFSYAPTRKAKTEADAGGPLPRRAVAVRAEGGVNPEIRKAEEKVVDSVVVAELSKPVTAYCRCWRSGTFPLCDGSHMKHNKATGDNVGPLLPQE, from the exons ATGGCGTCTTCTATGGTGAGCACGGTGGGAGCTCGCTTCTCGTACGCCCCTACGCGGAAGGCTAAAACAGAGGCGGATGCAGGCGGTCCTCTTCCGCGCCGCGCCGTCGCGGTCAGGGCTGAGGGGGGCGTCAACCCGGAGATCCGAAAGGCGGAGGAGAAGGTCGTGGACTCCGTCGTCGTCGCTGAGCTCTCCAAACCCGTCACCGCCTACTGCCG GTGTTGGAGGTCGGGGACGTTCCCGCTGTGCGACGGGAGCCATATGAAGCACAACAAGGCTACGGGTGACAACGTGGGGCCTTTGCTGCCTCAAGAGTGA